A stretch of the Candidatus Rokuibacteriota bacterium genome encodes the following:
- a CDS encoding twin-arginine translocase TatA/TatE family subunit, with product MFGMGALEMMIILVIVLVLFGGSKLPNLVKSLGKSMREFKKGVASESEEEQAPKPQPAASAGPAPVSARLCGSCKGALEAAWTHCPSCGAPAAKAPTPGG from the coding sequence ATGTTTGGCATGGGCGCGCTGGAGATGATGATCATCCTGGTCATCGTGCTGGTGCTGTTCGGGGGGAGCAAGCTCCCGAACCTGGTGAAGTCGCTCGGCAAATCGATGAGGGAGTTCAAGAAGGGGGTCGCGTCGGAGTCGGAGGAGGAGCAGGCGCCCAAGCCCCAGCCTGCCGCCTCCGCGGGCCCGGCGCCGGTGTCAGCACGGCTGTGCGGCTCCTGCAAGGGCGCGCTCGAGGCGGCGTGGACGCACTGCCCCAGCTGCGGCGCGCCGGCCGCCAAGGCGCCGACGCCCGGAGGCTGA
- a CDS encoding methyltransferase domain-containing protein, which translates to MADRNAAFVGEIPGNYDRYLGPIFFYGYADDLAARLPVAPGMRVLETACGTGIVTRRLADRIRGHGSLVATDLNEAMLAHGRANLPAGPGLVEWQPADATKLPFPVGSFDAVVCQFGLMFFPDKAAGIREAFRVLKPRGRYLFNVWDAIVHNPVARIAHETVATFFPADPPTFYKVPFSLHDPEPVRALLGQAGFGEIAWMRLEKTGTSPSAADAATGLIEGNPILGAIMERRPEALGEIKQAVAAAIAAELGDHPVTFPLRALVFSARRP; encoded by the coding sequence ATGGCAGACCGCAATGCGGCGTTCGTGGGCGAGATCCCCGGCAACTACGACCGGTATCTCGGCCCGATCTTCTTTTATGGCTACGCCGACGACCTCGCAGCCCGTCTGCCCGTGGCGCCCGGCATGCGAGTCCTCGAGACGGCGTGCGGCACCGGCATCGTGACGCGGCGCCTGGCCGATCGGATCCGCGGCCACGGCTCGCTCGTGGCCACCGACCTCAACGAGGCGATGCTCGCGCACGGTCGCGCCAACCTCCCGGCCGGGCCCGGCCTCGTCGAGTGGCAGCCGGCGGACGCCACGAAGCTCCCGTTCCCGGTCGGCTCCTTCGATGCCGTGGTCTGCCAGTTCGGGCTCATGTTCTTCCCGGACAAGGCGGCCGGCATTCGCGAGGCGTTCCGCGTGCTCAAGCCGCGGGGCCGCTACCTGTTCAACGTCTGGGATGCGATCGTCCACAACCCGGTCGCGCGGATCGCCCACGAGACGGTCGCCACGTTCTTCCCCGCCGACCCGCCGACGTTCTACAAGGTGCCGTTCTCGCTTCACGACCCGGAGCCGGTGCGGGCGCTCCTCGGCCAGGCGGGGTTCGGAGAGATCGCGTGGATGCGCCTCGAGAAGACCGGGACGAGCCCGTCCGCCGCGGATGCGGCGACGGGGCTGATCGAGGGCAACCCGATCCTGGGTGCGATCATGGAGCGCCGTCCAGAGGCGCTCGGCGAGATCAAGCAGGCCGTGGCCGCCGCGATCGCGGCCGAGCTCGGCGATCACCCCGTGACGTTCCCCCTGCGCGCCCTCGTGTTCTCGGCGCGCCGGCCGTAG
- a CDS encoding cupin domain-containing protein, which yields MAEAPVSIVIGRLADGPSPPAAGATWPNVLHTRVADVAATMGPAPWVKRLIADERQLVTLIASAPGGGNRPHWHREFDEWWVVLEGRLEWELTGGTVIQAAKDDIVWVPRGTVHHIRNVGEGLSLRLAVAMPPAAHYYSPCEQCGYADDGPREWRA from the coding sequence ATGGCGGAGGCGCCGGTCAGCATCGTCATCGGCAGGCTGGCGGACGGCCCGAGCCCGCCCGCGGCCGGCGCGACGTGGCCCAATGTCCTGCACACGCGCGTCGCGGACGTGGCCGCCACGATGGGACCCGCGCCGTGGGTGAAGCGGCTGATCGCCGACGAGCGCCAGCTCGTGACGCTGATCGCGAGCGCGCCCGGGGGCGGCAACCGCCCGCACTGGCACCGGGAGTTCGACGAGTGGTGGGTCGTGCTCGAGGGGCGCCTCGAGTGGGAGCTGACCGGCGGTACCGTCATCCAGGCGGCCAAGGACGACATCGTGTGGGTGCCGCGCGGCACCGTCCACCACATCCGGAACGTCGGCGAGGGATTGTCGCTGCGCCTGGCCGTCGCCATGCCGCCCGCGGCGCACTACTACAGCCCGTGCGAGCAGTGCGGCTACGCCGACGACGGCCCGCGCGAATGGCGCGCGTGA
- a CDS encoding SDR family NAD(P)-dependent oxidoreductase, translating into MRFDGKVALITAAAAGIGRATAGIIGAEGGTVVAVDTDEGRLDAAVAAINAAGGRAHARRADALDPKQVEAVVEQTVRELGRIDILLNAVGGSTIIPRPAATVDELTLDDWQRLIAFNLEGTFLGCRTVVPVMKRQRSGKIVNIASIAGRGISPSSSSAYAAAKGGIIAFTTKLAHELGPFGITVNAIAPSMTLTERIRPLWEKRTPEEQAREIARTPLRRMAEARDQARVICFLASSDADFVTGVTIDVTGGI; encoded by the coding sequence ATGCGCTTCGACGGGAAGGTGGCACTCATCACGGCGGCGGCGGCCGGGATCGGCCGGGCCACGGCCGGGATCATCGGCGCCGAGGGCGGCACCGTCGTTGCCGTGGACACCGACGAGGGCAGGCTCGACGCGGCGGTGGCCGCGATCAATGCCGCGGGAGGGCGCGCTCACGCCCGCAGGGCCGACGCGCTCGACCCCAAGCAAGTCGAAGCCGTGGTCGAGCAGACGGTCCGCGAGCTCGGACGCATCGACATCCTCCTCAACGCGGTCGGCGGGAGTACCATCATCCCCCGGCCCGCCGCCACGGTGGACGAGCTCACGCTCGACGACTGGCAGCGCCTCATCGCGTTCAACCTCGAGGGCACGTTTCTCGGCTGCCGCACGGTAGTGCCGGTCATGAAGCGGCAGCGGAGCGGCAAGATCGTGAACATCGCGTCCATCGCCGGCCGCGGCATCAGCCCGAGCAGCAGCAGCGCGTACGCGGCCGCCAAGGGCGGCATCATCGCCTTCACGACGAAGCTGGCGCACGAGCTGGGGCCCTTCGGCATCACGGTCAACGCGATCGCCCCCAGCATGACGCTGACCGAGCGCATCCGGCCGCTCTGGGAGAAGCGGACGCCGGAGGAGCAGGCGCGGGAGATCGCGCGCACGCCGCTGCGCCGCATGGCCGAGGCCCGGGACCAGGCGCGGGTGATCTGCTTCCTCGCCTCGAGCGACGCGGATTTCGTCACCGGCGTCACCATCGACGTGACCGGAGGCATCTGA
- a CDS encoding LLM class flavin-dependent oxidoreductase — protein sequence MHLMYFTEQPMSAYPADEGLKFGATALMFSNKHFDPVAGSRLYNEYLEHYRLAEEVGFDGIMLNEHHNAPFCMQAKCNVFASILAAMTKRVKLVLLGNPLPLADNPVRLAEELAMIDMISRGRLVSGFVRGGGQEQLAAGVNPAYNRERFEEAHELIVRAWTQPGPFRWEGAHYQHRVVNPWAVPLQKPHPRVWIPGVVSKETIVWAARQRYPYIALSTAIDATKKIWELYDSVAAEAGYTSGPENRGYLQRCHVAETEEKAMANARQFMWMQGEFTGLAHPVWSSPSGYFSPSYRKAFVEYAVGRRANPRGAEFEDQVRDQQIIAGTPKTVIKKLRRLLEETRPSILGFWTSDGFVSNEDAAACIRLLGQEVLPAVREMGKELGLLSPFEADAPVSIAFAQGPASAAA from the coding sequence ATGCATCTCATGTACTTCACCGAGCAGCCGATGTCGGCGTATCCGGCCGACGAGGGGCTGAAGTTCGGCGCCACGGCCCTGATGTTCTCGAACAAGCACTTCGATCCCGTTGCCGGCAGCCGGCTCTACAACGAGTACCTGGAGCACTACCGGCTGGCCGAGGAAGTGGGCTTCGACGGCATCATGCTGAACGAGCACCACAACGCGCCGTTCTGCATGCAGGCCAAGTGCAACGTCTTCGCGTCTATCCTTGCCGCGATGACCAAGCGCGTGAAGCTGGTGCTGCTCGGCAACCCGCTGCCCCTGGCCGACAACCCGGTGCGCCTCGCTGAAGAACTGGCCATGATCGACATGATCTCCCGGGGCCGCCTGGTCTCGGGTTTCGTCCGTGGCGGCGGTCAGGAGCAGCTCGCCGCAGGCGTCAACCCGGCCTACAATCGCGAGCGGTTCGAGGAGGCGCACGAGCTGATCGTCCGCGCGTGGACGCAGCCGGGGCCGTTTCGCTGGGAAGGTGCCCATTACCAGCACCGGGTCGTGAACCCGTGGGCGGTCCCGCTCCAGAAGCCGCACCCGCGCGTGTGGATCCCGGGCGTGGTGAGCAAGGAGACCATCGTCTGGGCGGCGCGCCAGCGCTACCCGTACATCGCGCTCAGCACCGCGATCGACGCGACGAAGAAGATCTGGGAGCTGTACGACTCGGTCGCCGCCGAGGCGGGGTATACGTCAGGGCCGGAGAACCGCGGCTACCTTCAGCGTTGCCATGTCGCCGAGACCGAGGAGAAGGCGATGGCCAATGCGCGGCAGTTCATGTGGATGCAGGGAGAATTCACCGGTCTCGCCCATCCGGTGTGGTCGAGCCCTTCGGGCTACTTTTCGCCGTCGTACCGCAAGGCGTTCGTCGAATACGCGGTGGGTCGCCGCGCGAACCCCCGCGGGGCGGAGTTCGAGGACCAGGTCCGGGATCAGCAGATCATCGCCGGGACGCCGAAGACCGTCATCAAGAAGCTCCGCCGATTGCTCGAAGAGACGCGCCCGTCCATCCTAGGCTTCTGGACGAGTGACGGCTTCGTCAGCAACGAGGATGCCGCCGCCTGCATACGCCTGCTGGGGCAGGAAGTGCTCCCCGCGGTCCGCGAGATGGGTAAGGAGCTCGGCCTCCTGAGTCCATTCGAGGCCGATGCTCCGGTGAGCATCGCCTTTGCTCAAGGGCCGGCGTCGGCCGCGGCCTGA
- a CDS encoding alpha/beta hydrolase, whose product MSPVTATTDMDWSTEDIQVAGATLRLRKGGAGDPLLVLPHDIGSLERLPFYDALARRFTVYVPSHPGYDGSERPSWMRSVRDVAVTYQSLLATINVANVSLVGLGFGGWIAAEMATMSPQAFRRLVLVGAMGVKPVHGEILDQALVSYIDYVRAGFEDQGVFDRLFGAEPPTERLEQWDLNREMTFRIAWKPYMYNPTLPHLLGGVKAPALIVWGRGDKIVPPECGEAYARALPRSRLAVVPGSGHFVDMEQPEALARLIVEFAAEP is encoded by the coding sequence GTGAGCCCTGTGACCGCCACGACCGACATGGACTGGTCCACGGAAGATATTCAGGTGGCAGGGGCGACGCTTCGCCTCCGGAAGGGCGGAGCCGGTGACCCACTGCTCGTGCTGCCCCACGACATCGGGAGCCTCGAGCGCCTGCCCTTTTACGACGCCTTGGCGCGGCGGTTCACCGTCTACGTCCCGTCGCATCCGGGCTACGATGGGTCGGAGCGTCCGAGCTGGATGCGCAGCGTCCGGGACGTTGCCGTCACCTACCAGTCGCTCCTCGCGACGATCAACGTGGCGAACGTGTCCCTGGTCGGCTTGGGCTTCGGCGGCTGGATTGCCGCCGAGATGGCGACGATGTCCCCCCAGGCCTTCCGGCGGCTCGTCCTGGTCGGCGCGATGGGCGTGAAGCCGGTCCACGGCGAGATTCTCGACCAGGCGCTCGTGAGCTACATCGACTATGTCCGCGCCGGCTTCGAGGACCAGGGCGTCTTCGACCGCCTGTTCGGCGCCGAGCCGCCGACGGAACGGCTTGAGCAGTGGGACCTGAACCGGGAGATGACGTTCCGGATCGCATGGAAGCCGTATATGTACAACCCGACGCTGCCGCATCTCTTGGGCGGGGTGAAGGCGCCCGCGCTGATCGTCTGGGGGCGCGGCGACAAGATCGTGCCGCCGGAGTGCGGCGAGGCGTACGCGCGGGCGCTGCCGCGGAGCCGCCTGGCCGTCGTCCCCGGGTCGGGTCATTTCGTCGACATGGAGCAGCCTGAGGCCCTCGCCAGGCTCATCGTGGAGTTCGCCGCCGAGCCGTGA
- a CDS encoding iron-containing redox enzyme family protein — MALPPAEFARTLLKEAQETHPWLHHPLFRMIYDGELSRAQLQSVIRQQGCFFLDTLRHAAWKIISVGGYTPTWEDLERQRQLIPLVVEEGGEDTVGGKRTAHAFLFVRLCEALGLTREEIFNTEYLPTTIIEKDELFLLQRSSTIEALCGGNIATESINPIHMQRMAHAMEKHYGVPASTLDFYYVHMEVEGDHADRAVRILEKLAVTDADQARGLLGMRRAITARRICADGLLEAFVRPRA, encoded by the coding sequence ATGGCACTGCCGCCGGCCGAGTTCGCCAGGACCCTCCTGAAGGAGGCGCAGGAGACGCACCCGTGGCTGCACCATCCGCTCTTCCGGATGATCTACGACGGCGAGTTGAGCCGGGCCCAGCTCCAGAGCGTGATCCGCCAGCAGGGCTGCTTCTTCCTCGACACGCTCCGGCACGCAGCCTGGAAGATCATCTCCGTCGGCGGCTACACGCCCACGTGGGAAGACCTCGAGCGCCAGCGGCAGCTGATCCCGCTGGTCGTCGAGGAGGGCGGCGAGGACACCGTCGGCGGCAAGCGGACCGCGCACGCCTTCCTCTTCGTCAGGCTGTGCGAGGCCCTTGGCCTCACGCGGGAGGAGATCTTCAACACAGAGTACCTGCCGACGACGATCATCGAAAAGGACGAGCTGTTCCTCCTGCAGCGCTCCTCGACGATCGAGGCGCTCTGCGGCGGGAACATCGCCACCGAGTCGATCAACCCGATCCACATGCAGCGGATGGCCCACGCGATGGAGAAGCACTACGGCGTCCCCGCATCCACGCTGGATTTCTACTACGTCCACATGGAGGTGGAGGGCGACCACGCCGACCGCGCCGTACGCATCCTCGAGAAGCTGGCCGTCACGGACGCGGACCAGGCGCGGGGTCTCCTCGGCATGCGGCGCGCGATCACGGCGCGCCGCATCTGCGCCGACGGGTTGCTCGAAGCATTCGTCCGCCCCCGCGCGTGA
- a CDS encoding amidohydrolase family protein — MPERLISGDNHIDLTYCPPDLWSSQAPSKWKLQVPRVEELEDGLHWFVEAQDKGMWNGVGPGFLKYQKGMFGHIDEMKAIGFEWDNRRGAQPRPTTPELRLADLDRDGLDAEIVYGCLMINEMIANGDQRAWANRIYNDWAVDFAKRADPTRIFPLAIIPNNDPRVAAEEVRRCAAMGLKGGDLAFKRMSLPLYHHDWYPLWEAAAECRFPISFHSTGFKGLRTPDTPEMEKEYTLQWRLVRSALFQLDTMEVFVSLIASGACEKYPDFKFVLGESGVTWLPYVFDRLDTEYEDRGRALGFSMKPSDYFRRQGFTTYQQDKYMEPIIPLVGVDNIIWGADYPHPDCIWPESRRTIEKNLGMLSEGVRRKITSENVIKLYNLR; from the coding sequence ATGCCAGAGCGACTCATTTCGGGCGACAACCATATCGACCTGACCTACTGCCCTCCTGACCTGTGGTCCTCGCAGGCGCCGTCCAAGTGGAAGCTCCAGGTTCCTCGCGTGGAAGAGCTGGAGGACGGCCTGCACTGGTTCGTGGAGGCGCAGGACAAGGGGATGTGGAACGGGGTCGGGCCCGGGTTCCTGAAGTACCAGAAGGGCATGTTCGGCCACATCGATGAGATGAAGGCCATTGGGTTCGAGTGGGACAACCGGCGCGGCGCCCAGCCGAGGCCGACCACGCCCGAGCTGCGGCTGGCCGACCTCGACAGGGATGGGCTCGACGCGGAGATCGTCTACGGCTGCCTGATGATCAACGAAATGATCGCTAACGGTGACCAGCGCGCCTGGGCGAACCGGATCTACAACGACTGGGCCGTGGACTTCGCCAAGCGCGCCGACCCGACCCGGATCTTCCCGCTGGCCATCATCCCCAACAACGACCCGCGCGTCGCGGCCGAGGAAGTGCGCCGCTGCGCCGCGATGGGGCTCAAGGGCGGGGATCTCGCCTTCAAGCGCATGAGCCTGCCGCTCTACCACCATGACTGGTATCCCTTGTGGGAAGCCGCGGCCGAGTGCCGCTTCCCGATCTCGTTCCACTCGACCGGCTTCAAGGGCCTCCGCACTCCCGACACCCCGGAGATGGAGAAGGAGTACACGCTCCAGTGGCGACTCGTGCGGTCGGCACTCTTCCAGCTCGACACGATGGAAGTGTTCGTGTCGCTGATCGCCTCGGGCGCCTGCGAGAAGTATCCCGACTTCAAGTTCGTCCTCGGTGAGTCGGGGGTGACGTGGCTGCCGTACGTGTTCGACCGGCTCGATACGGAGTACGAGGACCGCGGGCGCGCCCTCGGCTTCTCCATGAAGCCCAGTGACTACTTCCGGCGCCAGGGCTTTACGACCTATCAGCAAGACAAGTACATGGAGCCGATCATCCCGCTCGTGGGCGTGGACAACATCATCTGGGGCGCCGACTACCCGCACCCCGACTGCATCTGGCCCGAGTCCCGGCGGACGATCGAGAAAAACCTCGGCATGCTGTCCGAGGGCGTGCGCCGCAAGATCACCTCCGAGAACGTCATTAAGCTCTACAACCTGCGCTAG
- a CDS encoding NAD(P)-dependent oxidoreductase, with translation MKVGFIGLGIMGTSMASNLIKAGHELVVHDIKREAAAPHLKAGAVWADTPRKLAEAVEVVMTSLPGPPEMESVALGKDGLLSGMAAGKVYFDLTTNSPKMVRRVHAVFAEKAVHLLDAPVSGGPSGARTRKLALWVGGDEAVFKKYKPVLDAIGDQPMYVGPIGAGSVTKLVHNCAGYAVQTALAEVFTLGVKAGVEPLALWEAVRQGATGRQRTFDRTPHQFFRGKYDPPNFALRLAHKDVFLATELGREQGVPMRLANLTLAEMTEALNRGWGERDSRITMTLQEERAGVQVRVEEERLREALERAGLTG, from the coding sequence ATGAAAGTCGGGTTCATCGGGCTGGGCATCATGGGCACCAGCATGGCGTCGAATCTGATCAAGGCCGGCCACGAGCTGGTTGTCCACGACATCAAGCGCGAGGCGGCGGCGCCCCACCTTAAGGCGGGCGCGGTGTGGGCCGATACGCCGCGCAAGCTCGCCGAGGCCGTCGAAGTGGTGATGACCTCGCTGCCCGGCCCGCCCGAGATGGAGTCGGTTGCGCTCGGGAAAGACGGCCTGCTCAGCGGGATGGCCGCGGGTAAGGTCTACTTCGACCTGACCACGAACTCCCCCAAGATGGTTCGGCGCGTGCACGCCGTCTTCGCCGAGAAGGCCGTGCATCTGCTCGACGCGCCCGTGAGCGGAGGGCCGAGCGGAGCGCGCACCCGCAAGCTCGCGCTCTGGGTCGGCGGCGACGAGGCCGTGTTCAAAAAGTACAAGCCGGTGCTCGACGCCATCGGCGACCAGCCGATGTACGTTGGTCCCATAGGCGCGGGCTCCGTCACCAAGCTCGTCCACAACTGCGCCGGGTACGCCGTCCAGACCGCTCTGGCGGAGGTCTTCACGCTCGGTGTGAAGGCCGGCGTCGAGCCGCTCGCGCTTTGGGAGGCGGTGCGCCAGGGCGCGACCGGGCGCCAGCGGACCTTTGACCGGACGCCGCACCAGTTCTTCCGCGGCAAGTACGATCCGCCCAACTTCGCCCTCCGCTTGGCGCACAAGGACGTCTTCCTCGCCACCGAACTCGGCCGCGAGCAGGGCGTCCCGATGCGCCTGGCGAACCTGACGCTCGCCGAGATGACGGAAGCGCTGAACCGCGGCTGGGGCGAGCGGGACTCGCGCATCACCATGACGCTCCAGGAGGAGCGCGCCGGCGTCCAGGTGCGCGTCGAGGAGGAGCGCCTCCGCGAAGCGCTTGAACGGGCGGGGCTCACGGGGTAG
- a CDS encoding carboxymuconolactone decarboxylase family protein, translating into MATPAAASPAREEVRGVVPKLIELTEKVVYGDIWERPGLSKRDRSLITVAALTAMYRGDQLKGHIERALANGVTKDEIGEVITHMAFYAGWPTAMTAARIATHVFDGKK; encoded by the coding sequence ATGGCTACGCCCGCAGCCGCATCACCAGCGAGGGAGGAAGTTCGCGGGGTCGTCCCCAAGCTGATCGAGCTGACCGAGAAGGTGGTCTACGGGGACATCTGGGAGCGCCCCGGCTTGTCCAAGCGAGACAGGAGCCTCATCACCGTGGCCGCGCTCACGGCGATGTACCGCGGTGACCAGCTGAAGGGGCACATCGAGCGCGCGCTGGCGAACGGCGTGACGAAGGACGAGATCGGTGAAGTGATCACGCACATGGCGTTCTATGCCGGTTGGCCCACCGCCATGACGGCGGCGCGCATCGCAACGCACGTCTTCGACGGCAAGAAATAG
- a CDS encoding N-acyl homoserine lactonase family protein: protein MYEVYALKYSERDTTKCQFFYREASHDKLTLHYFVWLILGGPQPVLVDTGFLDDEAKSRGMRNYVTPASMVERAGIKAADVPISLITHLHYDHWAGHSLFPNAEFWIQQEEAAFWTGKYGGTPAFRGSANVNALAGLVTLNYANRVKFLDGDREVFPGLRVHRVGGHTAGLQIVSVETKRGTVVLTSDASHFYHNVETRQPVQIITNLPEMLDAFETIHALAGKEKLIVAGHDPLVADRFQQVEPGIIKIA from the coding sequence ATGTACGAGGTCTACGCGCTCAAGTACTCGGAACGGGACACGACGAAGTGCCAGTTCTTCTACCGCGAGGCGTCACACGACAAGCTCACGCTTCACTACTTCGTCTGGCTGATTCTGGGCGGCCCGCAGCCCGTCCTCGTGGACACGGGCTTCCTTGACGACGAGGCCAAGTCGCGCGGCATGCGCAACTACGTCACCCCGGCGTCGATGGTCGAGCGCGCGGGGATCAAGGCCGCCGACGTGCCCATCTCGCTCATCACGCACCTGCACTACGACCACTGGGCGGGCCACAGCCTCTTCCCCAACGCGGAGTTCTGGATCCAGCAGGAGGAGGCCGCGTTCTGGACGGGGAAATACGGCGGGACGCCGGCCTTCCGGGGCTCGGCCAACGTCAATGCGCTGGCCGGGCTCGTGACGCTGAACTACGCCAACCGCGTCAAGTTCCTCGACGGCGACCGCGAGGTGTTTCCCGGGCTCCGCGTGCACAGGGTCGGCGGCCACACCGCGGGGCTGCAGATCGTCAGCGTCGAGACCAAGCGCGGCACGGTCGTCCTCACCTCGGACGCCTCGCACTTCTACCACAACGTGGAGACGCGCCAGCCCGTGCAGATCATCACCAACCTGCCCGAGATGCTCGACGCCTTCGAGACCATCCACGCGCTGGCCGGCAAGGAGAAGCTGATCGTCGCGGGCCACGACCCGCTCGTGGCCGACCGCTTCCAGCAGGTCGAGCCCGGCATCATCAAGATCGCCTGA
- a CDS encoding TauD/TfdA family dioxygenase translates to MSPANTSDRHAWVRSTLSPSGWLVPLPAGAVDEIESVVHRLRREPLPTLLLSPIQFALPQCREVMAAVARQLRDGIGLAVLDRVPVERFSAEENRALGWLLGSLLGRLVAQKWDGTMLYDVRDTGRALTYGVRRSVTNLDLQFHTDAPWLAEPPELVGLLCLHPALEGGLSRFVSLQTAHDELEQRQPELLRRLYAPFPWDRQAEHAPDDSKVAHQPVFEPTASGLRCRYNQSLIENAESLTGTALDDGGREALAAMSAVLNSPALWVEFTIEKGQLQYLNNWLFAHSRTPFRDAADPERKRHLLRLWNRNEGRQTFHA, encoded by the coding sequence ATGTCGCCCGCCAACACCTCCGACCGCCACGCGTGGGTCCGAAGCACCCTCTCCCCCTCGGGTTGGCTCGTGCCGCTGCCTGCGGGCGCCGTGGATGAGATCGAGTCGGTCGTGCACAGACTGCGGCGCGAGCCCCTGCCGACCCTGCTTCTGTCCCCGATCCAGTTCGCGCTGCCGCAGTGCCGCGAGGTCATGGCGGCCGTCGCGCGGCAGCTTCGCGATGGGATCGGGCTGGCAGTGCTCGATCGGGTTCCCGTCGAGCGCTTCTCGGCGGAGGAGAACCGGGCTCTCGGGTGGCTCCTCGGATCCCTCCTGGGACGCCTCGTGGCGCAGAAGTGGGACGGCACCATGCTCTACGACGTCCGGGACACCGGCCGCGCCCTGACCTACGGAGTGCGGCGGTCCGTGACGAATCTCGATCTTCAATTTCACACGGACGCGCCGTGGCTGGCGGAGCCGCCCGAGCTCGTCGGGCTGCTCTGCCTGCATCCGGCGCTCGAAGGGGGCCTGAGCCGCTTCGTGAGCCTGCAGACGGCGCACGACGAGCTCGAGCAGCGGCAGCCGGAGCTGCTCCGCCGCCTGTACGCGCCCTTCCCCTGGGACCGGCAGGCCGAGCACGCGCCGGATGACTCCAAGGTCGCCCATCAGCCGGTGTTCGAGCCCACAGCCTCGGGCCTGCGCTGCCGCTACAACCAGAGCCTCATCGAGAACGCCGAAAGCTTGACGGGGACCGCGCTCGACGATGGCGGGCGCGAAGCTTTGGCTGCCATGAGCGCCGTCCTGAACTCGCCGGCGCTGTGGGTGGAGTTCACGATCGAGAAGGGCCAGCTCCAGTATCTGAACAATTGGCTCTTCGCCCACAGCCGGACACCGTTTCGCGACGCCGCCGACCCCGAGCGCAAGCGCCACCTGCTCCGCCTGTGGAACCGCAACGAGGGCCGGCAGACCTTCCACGCGTAG